The DNA sequence tgagaatacattttaatgaaaaaacaggaaaattctgaaaaaaaaaaacccagtccAGGAAAAgtgcataaaatatgacaaaaatgctcaaaacgggctaaaaagaaataaaaatgaggAAATTTGggcaaagaagaaaaaaattgtcCTTAGTGTTGGTCTCTGTGTCACCGTTCAATCGTTTTGCATATTGTTAATGTcccttttgttttctttctttgcatttctcTCCACAGTAACAGATTTTCAAACCGAAATCGCCACCGAAATTTCAGGTATCTATATAACttatttgtattatataattttgaatagGTGCATGACTTATTTGATATTTATAGtatttaaacatattttgaacaaaataatacAGATCTATATTTCTGAATAATTACTCGGCATAAAAATGAAATGATAGTTTATATGTTGGTATGTGAGAAATTATAGTAATAAAGCATAAGCTAATACTCATCAATATGCGGGTATCCAATGTATGGTTCAGCACACAGAATCGCACGTGATAGTAATATTTTTGCAACATAAAAAGTGATTAGGTATCGGTatgtcatttttatttaataaaatgcATATAATTATCATCATGCAATAATATGTAtcaatatgttttattattattcaaatttagcaaaatattttaatCTAAAAGGATTTTAATCAACGTTAATTCTATGTTTCTTCGTATTAGTTGCAATGTTTCAGTCCAGTTCAGCGTAGTTCAATTCTTCAATATTTGTTCTTTATGCTGGTCATTTTAAAATTATAGTGGGAgatgagagaaaaaaaagaagaaaaaagggagatctcaattaattaaatgaaaacgtttttatcaaTTTGAAAAGGTATTATCAGtgtcagtgatcccagcaaaagagTAAACAAATTATTTATTATAGAAtagcttaagggtagactaggtattgttggtcgaagcagccaaaaaaatcaaatcgattttcattatctaaatcaatatatattcAGTATTAAAAAACACTTTGATGCTTTGCCAAAGtttctacaaatcatattcttGCTTGatttatactttgaaaacttgcttgatttatattgttgaaaatgagttatgtacgttttacaaaagtattgtttcagccctctttacaacataactcaagaaccacagcacctactaaagtatatctgtgatatttgaaatcttctatacactcgctatgaaatgattaatgcaattttttgctaaagctcactaccatttgcaagatgccgtgaactaccaaactgcaacagttttaaatagttgctaaccttaaaagtgaaggatgaaTCAATAAAATTATCATCATTTTTGCACAATCAAAAATGGCAACAAGGAAGAAAACGACAGTAATGGATAAAAAAATGAATCTCCATTCAATCACATGAAGCGAAAGTGTCCGCCTGGACAAACGTcctatgtgacattttacccttaCTAATTATTACCCTTGTTAGCACACCCATCCTTTCCGCAAAATGTCTAAATTAATGTTTGATGGGGGTTTTTTAGACTTTCTTATTTAGCGAATCAGTGAAGGGCAAAAATGAGATATCAAATTTCTTCTCCGATCTTACAAGAATGCGTTACAAATATATATGAATCTAAGCAAACTTGTTTTGTAATTAAATCGCTCCATATCACCAGAAATCACCAATATCACAAACTCCCAGTCACAGTTCTCTACTGCACGTATTGTTACCATGGCAAAGTCCTCTACTGATGCCTCGAGTAGGTCCGTTTATCTTTGAAATGTCACTTGCGTCACCCTCTTATCATTATTTAATACGAGTATGATTGCCTTCTGCTATATGTTTAAAAAGAAATATGCCTCTGGCAAATTTTTATTGCGATTTTTATTTGGTAAATAGACACTGCTTCTGTTGCGTTTTAAATAGACTCTGCAACATGGGTGTAAAACGATTCTATAATTATGCATTCCAGACTATCCCAACAAAAACAGAAACTGTTTTGTTTGTTAAATCATTTCCATGGAGATGGTGTACCATGTGCTGTAATTAAATATATTAAAGGATTGGATTTTAGTTTATAAACTGACAAAGTACAAGAATAATGCTTGAACTTCATGATTTAATTGATGTCTATGCGCACGTTGTACTGTAGTTTACGTACGACGACTGGTagtagctatctaccgtagacgaAAGTATATTCACATACGAACATTTGAGATATTTTCAACCGGAATATAGTTTGTTTGCTATAAATCTGTAAGTTGTGTATTCATGGTATTTATTCTTGAAAAGCTCTCGGAGCATATTATTTTGAAGGAATCTAAACTTCGCTGGTTTGTACGTAGGAtttatctttttttctttttctgcaaTATTACAATGTAGCTGTATAGTTCAATTTAGTACAGGTATTGAACACAATTTATAAATACGTTCTGATTTAGTTAGCAAGTGTTCTATTGCCTGaaacatttcaatttcaatttattatttccCATATTAAAAACAATACATCAAAACGACAAACAATAGTCAAAACCTTATTAAAACCATTACTGAATACAATGATACTCAGCTGATTTACAAGTGTAatgctgtttttgaaaaatgctaataaataagtCTGATCCTTCAATTTTGATGAGTAATGTAAATTTTAATTTCTGTAAGttttatttattcaaattcaCATTAAACCCTTTTAAATATTCGACTGTCTAAATTGATGTTTTAAAAGATAGTTCAGGAAAGGCAAATCGATCATAAGACAGGGtgttagagaataaatgatggcCCGGAATGGTGTGAAATAGTTATTGGAATAAATTAACCCCATGTCAGCGGCTacatatacattttctgaaactaAAATATTGCTAAatgttttactatttttttacttttgcttTTAGAATATGAAGATGATAGCAGTAACACAACAGATACAACAGATACAACAGAAGACACAAAAAAGAAAGGTTTTCCAAATGGTAAGTACAATATCTTGTTAAAATAAGAATGACTATGTgccattaattaataaattagttAAATGAAGATCTATAGCCGATCAAGATTTAATTAGTACACATATGTTTTAGAAAAGGTGTGTAGGGAGATGTGTGGCAGAATTGGCTGCATTTTAGGCCTTCAGAGCTTTCTTTTAACTGGTTTAAAGAAGGGGTGCTCTATCAAAATGTTGTCCAAAAATCTGGGAAAAGTGTCAACTattattccagttggaatccatacacccctatggaagacatggccttaatctcccacacaaggcgGTGTGGATGTCGATGGCGTTACATGAATtcgtgactctatttgaaattgacaccctctgtgtgggagattaaggtcatgtcttccataggggtttatgaatttcatctggaatagcccattgcaattcattacaaataaaaaaatgctcaaaaatgaTATTAAATGACAATGAACTTGGATTTCTTCAAATGGTAATTAATATTGATTGTGATCTCTTTGTTTTCAGTTATTTTCCCCATTGTTATCTTTGGAGTCATATTTCTTCTATTAATTCTGGTAATCGCCTTAACGTATCTGATAGTTGCTGTAATGAGGTAAGACAATACATGTCAAGGGTGTAGGGCAAGAAagccccatctgcaatagctgccaggtgtcatatgtatacaatatataatgcagaaatgttcaaatgtctatagggcagctattacagatagggccttcttgcattaagggagtactacacccctgcccaattttgtacctatttttgcatttttctcaaaaattataaagcattgatgacaagtaagatatttatattaggcaagggctacaactactgcactggaaattttatttcggcacagacaacaattgtggagttacagtcaaaaatgagggaaaaccaataatatttaatcaataaatcaataactacttgccttgagttgctgaattttcagtgcagtagttgtagtccttgcccctataatatacatatcttacttgtcaccaatgcgctataattttgagaaaattgcaaaattggccaggtgtagtaccccttaacacccCAATATTCAATCCTTTGTTTGCAATAACAAACTAAggttttaaaaaatatgttaaaaaagaggtttaaaaaaaaacactgagTATTACATGATGGTGAACAACACCTTTTATATCTCAaatctatatttaaaaaaagcatATACCATTGTGTATGATGCATATTGGATCTTACTGGAGAATATTACAATTTTATGATAATCTGATCCACTCAAGTCAAAAATcttgaaattgagttattactATTTCTAACTtgctttatacagggtgtatcaaaatgattggtacccatcaataattgatgtttattgaagtctgcctcttccaaatgcaacattggatactttgaaatgttcagaatgtatagtttatgacttgttatacaattaatatacaaataattTGCATCTtacgttgaattttgatgtgtccgACTCATCCATTATGaatgaaaattgatgggtaccaatcattttgatacaacttgtAGTACTGAATGTTGAATTCTCCACATACCTGGCATACTGGGTTGAAATTTTGTGACCTTTTTATATGttaattttcttgtttttgttgcaattttgttcctTATAGTTTTGCCtacatctcaatttcattattgtctaCTTTGGTCTGATTTGATCAAATCACGTAGGCATTGCTGCAATAAATATGAGGGTCCATGACAGAACTTGGTCCGTCATGAGTCTGACCATGACAGACCCGGGTCTGTGACACTAGACCATTCTGATACAGTACCAGATCTGGGTCATTCATGGTCAGACCCTTGATGAACAAGGGTCTGTCACAGACCTGCAAATTTATCATTGCAGGCATGAATCTGCATGACCATGTGGAAAACATTGCACAGCCTTTAATATCAAACCATGTAATGCATCAAGTCTTACTTGTTAATCATGTTCATAAAAGTTGCAAAACATCGGGTCCAAAGACAGAGTACATGGAAAAGAGAGTTGGCTCAGTGGTTGTTCCTCACCTTGCATCACtgagtcccgggttcaagccccagccATACCCAAGTACTGTATGTGCACTTTGTTTATCCTGATCCATgatcgctctcgcaggttttctccgggatctccggtttcctcccaTTTCagaatcggtgattagttgtttggttatcaaaaacatccttcacccaatggaatttggggagctgcacagacaAATTGGTGGATGTTgaaatctaaatgcggatagttTGCGCCGGATTTGGATGCAACCCGCCTAGTTGATGTGAgctgattctgatgattcaccagtggcagcaaaattacagcggtTTGAATCCTCTTggaaaatgcgctatataaatccaattTTTATTATTGTAACACCCACAAATTGTATGCATCATTATTCAATGGTGttacattttttatttcacaGGACAAAGATGGGCTTGGCCAGTACATATAACTTAACAGCAGGAGCTGCTGCATCAGCTGATACAAATGGACACAAGAACCCGGCATTTGACGATGGCGAGATTGCAGGTGACATGACACAGAATGGTGGGCTACGCCAAATCAAAATTGAAATGAATAAAGAAGACACATTAACACCATTATGAATAGATTTTGATAAATGAATCAAGGGTATTTTTATATGATGTACAAAAGTGGCGTAATGGGTGAAATTCAAAATTGTCAAAGTTGTCCCACATACCCACTCCCTAGACTTCACTGGGACAATTCCACACACATACACATATccacaaaatgtttgaaaatttgaatattttgagaAATGCTTTATTAGTAACACcattttgaatatatttacaATTCATTCAGGGTACTTTTATAATGATGCATGTAATGTGGCATACCTTGCAAAATTTCCATGAGTGAGACAAAATTATCCTGACCCTCTCCCAGGACTGGGATACAcacaaatttgccattttttaaagcaaatatgaggttagttttgagctaaaataggcctaaaatgcaaGGTTGATATATATGCCACTGGATGTGTGGCGGAAACTGTGCCATACTTTGAATACATGATATCAAAAGATATTAACATAAGATAGTCTTAAAGACCGTTTCAGCAACACATGTTGCCTTATTCACCTCTGTGGGCAATTGGGGGTTCCCAACTTTCTTTGGAATCAAACCCCATTTTTTTGAGATTTGGGCTGCTAACAACTATGTGGCAGTGGGTAGTTGTACAACTAAAATGTGAACAAAAACTGAGGAACAGAGCACATACAGGGTATCCACATTTACAAACTGTCAAAATGACTAACAATAGTTAGACTCCAAAAAaccgttccaggtgagcgaaaaatagtgtagtgttgaagttaaaactttaattcatccGAAAAACCTATTTAGTGCGAATCAGGCATGGGACTACGcatttatgaaaaagtctggaaaagcccgtaaaattgggcaaaaacacctgaaaatgggctgaaaataaataaaactgcaggaattttgacatcaaaaaagactggttccagaGTTTTGGCTGGAAGTGCTCATTCCTGGTGAATATATGATCAAAGTTGGTGTGTAAAAGTCTAGTTGGTGATTCCTAGAAACCAAGAGATTGATTTGAACcaagttcaaatattttttcttcattttatacCTTTTGTAATTATTCCAATTAGTGTTGCATTTAATTCCAATTGACATTGCATTTTGTCTGTGCTCTAAGATCCATTCATCTCCCCATTTATTTTCTATCCTTTTGCTTCTTGCATTTGCACATTTAGGCTTTCTACACAAATTTACTATTTTCATGGAATCACCAAAAGACAACACCCAGATGTTATTTTTAGAGCTACATGTAGATGCATATAGCCTATACTATTGAAAGTGCAATTATTATAACCCATGTGCTTATACAACTATCATATGCCTTTATATTGCTAGCCTCTATATACAGCCTTTTATCATGGTACATcgtctgaaaaaaaaatcatcacataGTTGCATTAATTGATAGTATTAGTAACCTTTGCTGTGCCTTAAACCATATACTATAAATATTACACTGGTCATTGTAGATAACCAAGTCAAAACTTGTATTATGTAACATGATCTGATCTACTCAGAgcaaagtcagaaatattgaaatccttatttttgcctatatctcaatttcattattgctaaCTTTGGTCTGcttagatcatgtcacatattggtaCTGATTTCTTTGATCATAGGAGTCATGTATGTGGTGCAGTAAGCCACAATCATGGCCAAATGTTCAACTGTGTTCATAGAAGCATACTATATCTCTAACACACCAGTTTATTTCACAGAAATGTGCACCATAGATTGATCCTAACAGTTTCTTGAGGGCCTCATTCCCATCAGATTGTCATGGTTGTAGCATCAGAAAATGTGTAGAATTTTAACCCTGCTAGTGCTacttgctgattggttacaagaagactattaattatgatttattgagccaatcagcaacatggtattAATGGAAGTGCTGAATAGGATTGAGCTTGAAATATTTAGAAGCTGCATTTTAATCACTCAGAAGAATAAATTCCACAAGTAACCAATCAGAAATCTTGTAAGACAGACATTAGTTctcgggtgggggtggggggtggggtggggagggttTAACAGTAACACTGCAGCAAACTTGCATCTGCATGTGTCACATCAAAATAAGATGCACAAATGTTGTAGTATGCTGGGCTTAAATCCATTTTCATCCATTAAATTGAAACTAAGTTTAGGTTtcatattttaatgtattttatcacATCATAATTCaatattgtattttttacatttcaaataTGAATATAGATCGTGTTAATCCGATAGCATGGAATAACTCACGAAAAGTCTTGAAGAGCATGAGATCAGTAGATACTTCGGAGAATTTTTTGAATCGAGCCAGAGATCAGCAAATCTCTGTTCCTCCCGCAAATCCAAGAGCATCCTCTTATGGTAAATCAATTAAATGTTAGCAATTTTTTGGTTATATAACACACAATTCTTTCACTTCCATCAGGCACAGTTTGTTTTGTAACCATGGAAACGCAACTATAAATTTATACAGCATTTTCATGCACGTGCAAAATTTATTCACTCTTATAatataaaatgactaaaaatcaaTTCTTGTCATTATAAAAAAATGCAGTATTTTGAATATAAATGACTGATGTCAATAAAATCAGGAGTGATTTAATTATGCAATTTTAGCGCACCCACTCCTCACAAaacatatttattataatatcaaTTCACAGTACCACATATCATCAGCCTACTAtaataattgcctaagtcatttttgtaattttgagaacaaaatacaaaatatggttcaaagtgTATGcatttttacaaacgtaattatttattcaccaatctttgcacaagaataactgatgagacaaattaaaggaaataaataatccgaaataattagggtgattatgcaactgatgcatgcttgaatcatcttttcgagggttgacaaacagaaggcctcaACTCAAAAAGtccctttttgagaaaaatgagtaaaataatattttgcattgaaatgtgaccaagtattattgtgctatagatgcaataggaagttgattgagttaaggctttatgattttaagaatctgtgggtattacacattattttggtaccaaaatctcaaaatggccaaaagtgagttacggccttctgtttgtcaaccctcgttttgtacttttttctcaaaattacaaaaatgaataACGCAATTAGCGTAGTAGGCTGATGATAAATAATCACTTTATGACTTGATAACTTATACATCACTGTGATAGGTAGGGTCTATTAATCACTAATAATCAGGGATGTGGCCAGTAGTTAGGGTGTGTCTATGTCTCCATAGTTACTCAcaaaaagacaaaaaagaaagaaaaaaaggtcaGAGTGAAATATGGGGATGGGCATGgaaattaaataatgcttctaaaatttggcaatttttccCAAAATAGTGGGATTATCAGTGATTTTTGTTTTGACTACGGCAAAGtggggggaagcaattttagGTGGACAACGTCATAACCCCACCACTGCTTGAAGCAACCAATACAAAAAGTTTACTATTAGACCCATTTGTACCCCTATTCAGTATTCTTGCAAGAATACTGAAATAGTAAAACAAggtcaaatatttcagaaattaaCCCACACAAAAATAAACTATGtagtctttaaaaaaatcacatttagtatcacaaaatgtgatttttaccactaAAAAGACTAATTTTTTTTATACCTCAACAGTCAACAGTTACCATTTTTCCTCATATCTAAATTTTAGTATAGAAATATCTACTGTGGAAGGCCTTCTTCTTGAGGAGATCTAGAAAAATTCAAAACTGCCACACAAATTTATTCCTCAGTTGTTATCATGTTTCTCATATCTTAAATTTTGTATGGAAGTATCTACTGTAAAATGCCGCCTTCTAAAGGAAATATAGAAGAATgaacaaaaatccaaaaatagcTACACTTATTTGTTTTTAACCATATATTTTCTCATATCTTAATTTAGGCACAGAAGTCAATATCTACTGTAGAATGCCTTATTcgttaaaaaaatagaaatcagAGATAAAAAAATCCACTTACACCTTACACTCACTGGTttcatttaattttttactcaattttCACTGTGATTAAAATGACTGAACTGTTCTTAATTGTGTTTAAACATGTTGTTCAAGATTTTTAAATAACTGTCGTTTAAAACTTACCtaacatgtttaattttttcCGATAATGTGTGTTCAGTGAAACTATAGACCCTTTCGATGGTCTATGGTGAaacaaatgttttaactttttacTCTGTGTAATTTTGGAGGTATTTTTCCAAAAACAAGAATACTTTTAACAGCAACAAATCTATGTGCACATCATAATGGAATACACACATTATGTAAATGAGTGGAAGATACCTGGGAATATAAAGTGTCTTGGAACAGCTCTTGGGTCATGGCAAATCAGATGAAGTTTCCTCAAATAttgtggttcataactcaagagCTTCAAAACCTACAAATGGGCTGTGTCTTTTGTGTTCCTTGCAACTAACAAGGAACACATCCTTAaagtatttcattattttttcacaGAGTGCTGTGAACTTTAAATACATTTCTGATAGACAtgacaaaaataatcacatactCATACTAATAACTCTGAAATTTGTTTATgcttatttgatttttttacttGCATAAGCATAATATGCTATAAAGCTTTAAGCATTCACTAAGCACTTTCAGATTCCTTCATGAATGGTGATATGTAATGTAGAATACATGCTATAGTATTTGTACACTTGGCGAATCTGTGACATCAATGCATTGAGGCAGCTTTTTCGCGCATGCGACGTCTTTAGATGTGTGCCAGCCCTTTGAGCGAACGTTCGCAATTTGTGAAGCTGCGGCCAATACGCTCTGAAGTAACTGACTCACCAAGAGTGAAAGTACAATACAATGTAGATGCATCCCTAGGCTAAAAAGCATGGTTAAACCAGTTAaatgtttttaaccaaatttatcaTAATAATTCTTAGTTTGGGTTATTAGTGGTCCAAAGACTGATTTAAGCACTTTTGTGCTACTGCAGCCTACAAAGTGTCACTGTAAATAAATTGTTGAATACACACAAGGTAGTTTGGATAAAGGCACCCTGTGTACCAAGTATTGGAGGATTCTACCTGTGTACCTATGTCATGAAATCACTACACATTAACCACCTGCATATACACCAATGAATAATCTCATGATGATTTACAACAACTGACACTATCACACACCTGCATGCTTTGATTTATGATATCAAATCTACTGGGATTCACATtaccattaagggtagacgaggtgttgttggtcgaagcaaccataaaaatcgattttcagtctctagatcaataaattattggcaaataacacattgatggaagttcattctacaaactatataatttgaaaacttgcttaatttattgttgttaatgagttatgtacattttacaaaagtgttgttgtttcagccctctttacaacataactcaagaaccacaggacctacaaaattatttatgtgatatttgaattcttcaacacgctcgcaaggaaatgagcaatgtaatttttgccaaagctcattaccattcgcaagatgttatgaactaccaaatcgcaacactttaaaatagtgtattaccttaaggaAATTATTCAGCAAATGAGTAAAGCAGAGGTGCCGCATTTAGCGTTaagtttggatatttaattattttctttatttttcactcGGTTAGccgggtggaaaataaagaaaataattagatatccaaagctaacgctaaatactgCACCTCCGCCTCACGATATTATATTGTATCATCACCCTAATACAATAATTGTGTAACTGACTCattaaaaacatgcaaatatacATGGGTAAagcattgggcatatacaaattttcccttttttatgatttttgtgcAAGAATTATGAAGCATGATTGGTcattgacatgacatgacataatGACGATCTGAGGGAAAAAATAAATCTGGTTGAGTTCCGCAATTATTGTATTATGGTGACAGTGTGAAATTTGTCCCTAAGGTACGGAATCTTTACTTAACTAAGTTCCACACAAGAATGGCACCCTCTTGTCCATGGTGTGAGTAAACAGCTTAAACATGgatgtggggttctgattggctgattcaatcatctcACAATTGCAACAATAAAACcttaatctgattggccaattaaacATCAAAGTTTCATTCGGTGCAGAGCAGCGTTCATGAAGTGAAAACAAAGCCCATCATATCCATGTTGCTCAGGGCATGAAAGAGAGTGACATTCTGGAAGCTAGTGCATGTAATATTCATGCTATTGTATAATTTGTTATTTGAATAAATGAGGCTTTGTATACTTTCAATCAAATGGTTTTGCTAGTACAACTCTTGTGAGGGAGTCAAATTTGACTTTCCCATCCCATACATAATCTTGATTAGCATTTAATACATTAATTTTAGTGAATTCATATTAAATATATCAAGTCACTCTCCCAGTTAGAGTTATTGGCTGTTACTACATGATACTGTGGCACAATCACTCTTGTATTTGAGTtacattaaagacccattcagtgatcccagcgaaagtgtaaaaaaattaaaattgcttaaaaaagtttataaattgattaaaagtgaaggataagtcattcaaatcgtcatttggtattttttgaaatgaaaatttggcaaaaaatcaaagaaaacagcagtattgatgaagttgaagccccattgaaatacatgtagctaatttagatactgtcagtatctaaattacagattcatgtaaattccttattattGTCttaaaatacacagctttcaaatgaaccactagcaggctttgttaacatatttatgacaatgacaaaggtaccaaaatctgaattttgatgatttttacaatcatccggatgagcacatcactgaatgggcctttaagtcgcATTATTTGGATAGGAGTCAATTTGACTCAGCTTACTCTTACAATAGAGTTTGATTGAAAAGTACTATGGCCTCTGGAACAAA is a window from the Amphiura filiformis chromosome 12, Afil_fr2py, whole genome shotgun sequence genome containing:
- the LOC140166760 gene encoding uncharacterized protein, with product MVNNTHHEYFNIQYQGCRFKPITTNTTTDPSRTTTSRMETVYTMMEVTDFQTEIATEISEYEDDSSNTTDTTDTTEDTKKKGFPNVIFPIVIFGVIFLLLILVIALTYLIVAVMRTKMGLASTYNLTAGAAASADTNGHKNPAFDDGEIAGDMTQNGGLRQIKIEMNKEDTLTPL